From Pagrus major chromosome 6, Pma_NU_1.0, one genomic window encodes:
- the LOC140998403 gene encoding uncharacterized protein has product MKMKLVHAPLVMAVISALVNVASPKPTTSLTTPGPHGLNLNGKKFTLSRYSGAPNTTTKRPYTTTTTAPSTRGPHGLNLNGKMFTLSRYRGGISFFPPSWPSTPSYTTSPYYTNTPPYTTKRPLTTTKTPYPTTSKPPTTTHYPTTSKPPTTTHYPTTSKPPTTMHYPTTSKPPTTTHYPTTSKPPTTTHYAPNTTTKRPYTTTTAPSTRGVSVCLRYLTDYVQTSYPTIFTLSRSRNHLQLSGNGLGYTLTFNSYDTLSFTSSIRFWSNIGPDIWSRVCLTLDSMKNVAQVFSGSNISIRKLIPNQYVWSGEPVIEFTDFDGQVTDVQMWDYPLSYREVFNYMTSGVHGPYRGSVLTWSSISYSPRGDALLEDVYEWQAKQQISSRRGRPKGGKKTRKFGNVDEREEGKGNLL; this is encoded by the exons atgaagatgaagctgGTTCATGCTCCTCTGGTGATGGCAGTGATTTCAGCACTGGTGAATGTAGCATCTCCAAAACCAACGACAAGTTTGACGACACCAG gaCCTCATGGACTAAATTTAAACGGGAAGAAGTTCACTTTGTCTCGTTATAGTGGAGCTCCCAACACCACTACCAAGCGTCcctacaccaccaccaccacagcacCTTCTACCAGAG gaCCTCATGGACTAAATTTAAACGGGAAGATGTTCACTTTGTCTCGTTATAGAGGAGGAATTTCATTCTTTCCACCCTCTTGGCCTTCCACTCCTTCCTACACCACCAGTCCCTACTACACCAACACCCCTCCCTACACCACAAAGCGtcccctcaccaccaccaaAACTCCCTACCCCACCACCTCCAAACCTCCCACCACCACGCATTACCCCACCACCTCCAAACCTCCCACCACCACGCATTACCCCACCACCTCCAAACCTCCCACCACCATGCATTACCCCACCACCTCCAAACCTCCCACCACCACGCATTACCCCACCACCTCCAAACCTCCCACCACCACGCATTACGCtcccaacaccaccaccaagcGTCcctacaccaccaccacagcacCTTCTACCAGAG GTGTGTCCGTGTGTCTGCGTTACCTCACTGACTATGTACAAACAAGTTATCCCACCATCTTCACACTCAGTCGATCCAGGAACCATTTGCAGCTGAGCGGCAATGGACTTGGTTATACACTAACCTTTAACTCATACGACACGCTGAGCTTTACATCTAGCATACGATTCTGGTCAAACATCGGACCGGACATCTGGAGCAGAGTCTGCCTCACCTTGGACTCCATGAAGAATGTGGCCCAGGTGTTTAGTGGCTCCAACATCAGCATCAGGAAGCTGATACCTAATCAG tatgtCTGGTCAGGTGAGCCTGTGATTGAATTTACAGATTTTGATGGTCAGGTGACAGACGTCCAGATGTGGGATTATCCTCTCAGCTACAGAGAAGTCTTCAACTACATGACCAGCGGTGTCCAcgg gcCGTACCGCGGCTCCGTCCTCACCTGGTCCTCCATCAGCTACTCTCCCAGAGGAGACGCACTGTTGGAGGACGTCTATGAGTGGCAGGCGAAACAGCAaatcagcagcaggagaggcCGTCCAAAGGGAGGGAAGAAGACCAGAAAGTTTGGTAATGTGgatgaaagagaagagggaaaaggaaatcTGCTTTAA
- the LOC140998325 gene encoding uncharacterized protein produces the protein MKLVHAPLVMAVISALVNVASPKPTTSLTTPGPHGLNLNGKMFTLSSDSGGISFYPPSWPYTPSYITSPYDTNTPPYTTERPYPTTTHYPTTTERPDPSTTHYPTTTKRPDPTNTHYPTTTALSTRGVSVCLRYLTDYVQTIFTLSPSSSPVQLSDNGLGYTLTFNSYDTLSFTSSTRYWSNIGPDIWSRVCLTLDSMKNVAQVFSGSNVSIRKLISDQYVWSGEPVIEFTDFDGQVTDVQMWDYPLSYRDVVNYMTSGVHGPYRGSVLTWSSISYSPRGDALLEDVSELQAKQQISSRRRGRPKGSKKTRKF, from the exons atgaagctgGTTCATGCTCCTCTGGTGATGGCAGTGATTTCAGCACTGGTGAACGTAGCATCTCCAAAACCAACGACAAGTTTGACGACACCAG gaCCTCATGGACTAAATTTAAACGGGAAGATGTTCACTTTGTCTAGTGATAGTGGAGGAATTTCATTCTATCCACCCTCTTGGCCTTACACTCCTTCCTACATCACCAGTCCCTACGACACGAACACCCCTCCCTACACCACCGAGCGTCCCTACCCCACCACCACGCATTACCCCACCACCACCGAGCGTCCCGACCCGTCCACCACGCATtaccccaccaccaccaagcGCCCCGACCCCACCAACACGCATTACCCCACCACCACAGCACTTTCTACTAGAG GTGTGTCCGTGTGTCTGCGTTACCTCACCGACTATGTACAAACAATCTTCACACTCAGTCCATCCAGCAGCCCTGTGCAGCTGAGCGACAATGGTCTTGGTTATACACTTACCTTTAACTCATACGACACGCTGAGCTTTACATCTAGCACAAGATATTGGTCAAACATCGGACCGGACATCTGGAGCAGAGTCTGCCTCACCTTGGACTCCATGAAGAATGTGGCCCAGGTGTTTAGTGGCTCCAACGTCAGCATCAGGAAGCTGATATCTGATCAG tatgtCTGGTCAGGTGAGCCTGTGATTGAATTTACAGATTTTGATGGTCAGGTGACAGACGTCCAGATGTGGGATTATCCTCTCAGCTACAGAGACGTCGTTAACTACATGACCAGCGGTGTCCAcgg gCCGTACCGTGGCTCCGTCCTCACCTGGTCCTCCATCAGCTACTCTCCCAGAGGAGACGCACTGTTGGAGGACGTCTCTGAGTTGCAGGCGAAACAGCAaatcagcagcaggaggagaggccGTCCAAAGGGATCGAAGAAGACCAGAAAGTTCTag
- the LOC140998064 gene encoding uncharacterized protein, whose amino-acid sequence MKMKLVHAPLVMAVISALVNVALATQRRKTKPATTWTTPGPQGMNLKGKMFTLSYNGGGISFYPPYFSPTSWPSTPSYTSSPYYTTTDVPTSTSYPWTTAPSTRSVSVCLRYLTDYVQTSNPSIFTLSPSSSPVQVYIDQVGGYTLSFNSYSYNTLTLKPSIRFWSNIGPDIWSRVCLTLDSMKNVAQVFSGSNISIRKVIPIQYVWSGEPVIEFTGFDGQVTDVQVWDYPLSYREVFNYMTSGVHGPYRGSVLTWSSISYSPRRDALLEDVYEWQAKQQISSRRRGLRPKGGKKTRKFVNVEEREEGKGNHLE is encoded by the exons atgaagatgaagctgGTTCATGCTCCTCTGGTGATGGCAGTGATTTCAGCACTGGTGAATGTAGCATTGGCAACACAGAGACGTAAGACCAAACCAGCGACAACGTGGACGACACCAG gaCCTCAAGGAATGAATTTAAAAGGGAAGATGTTTACTTTGTCTTATAATGGAGGAGGAATTTCATTCTATCCACCCTATTTTTCCCCAACCTCTTGGCCTTCCACTCCTTCCTACACCAGCAGTCCCTACTACACCACTACCGACGTACCCACCTCTACCTCCTATCCCTGGACCACAGCACCTTCTACTAGAA GTGTGTCCGTGTGTCTGCGTTACCTCACCGACTATGTACAAACAAGTAACCCCAGCATCTTCACACTCAGTCCATCCAGCAGCCCTGTGCAGGTGTACATCGATCAAGTCGGTGGTTATACACTAAGCTTTAACTCATACAGTTACAACACGCTGACCTTGAAACCTAGCATAAGATTCTGGTCAAACATCGGACCGGACATCTGGAGCAGAGTCTGCCTCACCTTGGACTCCATGAAGAATGTGGCCCAGGTGTTTAGTGGCTCCAACATCAGCATCAGGAAGGTGATACCTATTCAG tatgtCTGGTCAGGTGAACCTGTGATTGAATTTACAGGTTTTGATGGTCAGGTGACAGACGTCCAGGTGTGGGATTATCCTCTCAGCTACAGAGAAGTCTTCAATTACATGACCAGCGGTGTCCAcgg gcCGTACCGTGGCTCCGTCCTCACCTGGTCCTCCATCAGCTACTCTCCCAGACGAGACGCACTGTTGGAGGACGTCTATGAGTGGCAGGCGAAACAGCAaatcagcagcaggaggagaggccTTCGACCAAAGGGAGGGAAGAAGACCAGAAAGTTTGTTAATgtggaggaaagagaagagggaaaaggaaatcACCTTGAATGA